The following proteins are co-located in the Arctopsyche grandis isolate Sample6627 chromosome 3, ASM5162203v2, whole genome shotgun sequence genome:
- the LOC143909988 gene encoding uncharacterized protein LOC143909988, with product MSSARRLVKMAPLCEFDVFAIFPSRRRRTSQGFFQLLIALIVILPSIYGGCEFPAQWAGKWFQSGVQQSLIVNSSHIETKGECYESQGDKFLLHDRGDNCYRCIVIHEKHPSVLQYKETYCDQKAPLNDVCEYISGDAPLFSMFRQDPPPKPQPCPFKSAPFTFSYNRGSGDCVNPPSRADSCTDDSRLLLNYQACPDIASTESNVEELVCLATWKEGSTRYLVGKLSQLNRRMTDEDSYRCFVYKGNHHNGKVTYDIAQSGDATCNGLVSTTEGGKMLKLTTVDNHHNRCRFPSWITEHHTWHSLDHSRTYHFSLRNATLKISNDNGSGNEMRLVCHSILLHPTDNNYIQIVAHITRGCNSGHICMMFYRRDNSVIEVQQTDSWQTNPDDACQQFDSLTTTYTTLITATLHPKSCPQLGRFTVYDSLAEKRKRRQQLPTVSIDGQESTQPAIRECPIGSYESLAMGCTGSQETLEFKSSCSISAYSCHGSWTDRGVHYLIASPTARASTDPRRYCFMYTMTGFGNDSNGNSDSNSFLSRSNRGRNLVGRERPTLHLSAVAASCSRTAVPGVTGDRAYNLTMNGTCAQSSEYNSRSAHSALSNFAFLVYAIPVITTHFLYPSFLR from the exons gAGGATGCGAGTTTCCAGCTCAGTGGGCAGGGAAATGGTTCCAGTCTGGAGTGCAACAGTCGTTGATAGTCAATTCTTCACATATAGAAACCAAAGGAGAGTGTTACGAAAGTCAGGGAGATAAATTCCTTCTTCACGACAG AGGGGACAATTGTTATAGATGTATAGTTATACATGAAAAGCATCCTAGTGTTTTACAGTACAAAGAAA CTTACTGTGATCAAAAAGCACCTTTGAACGATGTGTGCGAATACATTAGCGGAGACGCTCCACTGTTCTCAATGTTCAGACAAGACCCTCCACCTAAACCGCAACCTTGCCCTTTTAAATCAGCTCCTTTCACCTTTTCCTACAACAG GGGGTCAGGAGACTGCGTCAATCCTCCGTCGAGAGCAGACAGTTGCACCGACGACTCTAGATTACTACTTAATTATCAGGCGTGTCCTGACATCGCTTCGACCGAGAGCAACG TCGAAGAACTAGTGTGTTTAGCCACGTGGAAGGAAGGCTCTACAAGATACCTTGTAGGAAAACTATCTCAACTTAATAGACGAATGACGGATGAGGATTCGTATAG ATGTTTCGTTTATAAGGGCAATCATCACAACGGAAAGGTGACGTACGATATAGCTCAATCGGGAGATGCGACGTGCAACGGTCTCGTCTCTACTACGGAAGGTGGCAAAATGCTGAAGCTcaccactg TGGACAATCATCACAACCGATGCCGGTTTCCTTCGTGGATTACGGAACATCACACGTGGCACAGCCTAGATCACAGTCGCACCTATCATTTCTCGTTGAGAAATGCGACGCTCAAG atTTCAAACGATAACGGTTCCGGCAACGAAATGCGTCTCGTATGCCACTCCATACTCTTGCATCCGACGGACAATAATTACATCCAAATTGTGGCGCATATCACTCGTGGATG TAATTCCGGACACATCTGTATGATGTTCTATCGTCGAGATAATAGCGTTATTGAAGTGCAACAGACAGACTCTTGGCAGACGAATCCCGACGATGCTTGTCAACAGTTCGATTCCTTGACGACCACATATACAACTCTCATTA CTGCTACTTTACATCCAAAATCGTGCCCTCAACTGGGTAGATTCACAGTATACGATTCGCTAGCCGAAAAGCGAAAACGAAGACAGCAACTACCGACAG TGAGTATCGACGGTCAGGAATCGACGCAGCCGGCAATCAGGGAGTGTCCCATCGGCAGCTATGAATCGCTCGCTATGGGCTGTACCGGATCTCAAGAGACGTTGGAGTTTAAATCGTCATGTTCAATTAGTG CGTATTCTTGCCACGGCAGCTGGACCGATAGGGGCGTTCACTATTTGATAGCTTCACCAACGGCTCGTGCCTCTACGGATCCTAGACgatattgttttatgtatacaATGACCGGCTTCGGCAATG ATTCCAATGGCAACAGCGATTCGAATTCATTTCTGAGCCGGTCGAATCGAGGCCGGAATTTAGTGGGGCGAGAGAGGCCGACTCTACATCTGAGTGCTGTGGCCGCGTCGTGCAGCCGAACTGCAGTACCTGGTGTCACAGGCGACCGTGCCTACAACCTCACCATGAACG GCACGTGCGCACAGTCGAGCGAGTACAACAGCAGGAGTGCGCACTCGGCGCTCAGTAATTTTGCGTTTCTAGTCTATGCCATACCTGTGATCACTACCCACTTTTTATACCCATCGTTTTTAAGatga